A portion of the Streptomyces sp. NBC_00376 genome contains these proteins:
- a CDS encoding PP2C family protein-serine/threonine phosphatase, whose protein sequence is MIGTVAIGVLAAAIDVVIAVTIGGVSEERTHLFTLAVIAGATAAAAFASHVRQQREQTLADVRSVAETTQKVLLRPMPHHLGRLDIEALYLAAAAQARVGGDFYEALETVHGVRLIIGDVRGKGLPAVGMASAILGCFREAAYDEPDLARLARRLDVSTSRSTALLPGDRMEYFATAVLVEIPDDGSAVGIVNLGHPPPLLLSAGTVHEVTPTAPSAPINMGALVGEDYCIDTFPFVAEDQLLLYTDGVTETRDHTGAFFPLVQHATQWDTGSPSRLLGQLHSDLVRFSHDRLDDDIAAIAVRAEAGTPSCGRGR, encoded by the coding sequence GTGATCGGAACGGTGGCCATAGGTGTGCTCGCCGCAGCCATCGACGTAGTGATCGCCGTGACCATCGGTGGTGTGAGTGAGGAGCGCACACACCTGTTCACCCTCGCGGTGATCGCGGGCGCCACAGCCGCGGCCGCCTTCGCCAGCCATGTGCGCCAGCAGCGGGAGCAGACCCTCGCCGACGTTCGTTCCGTCGCCGAGACGACCCAGAAAGTCCTGCTGCGCCCCATGCCGCACCACCTCGGCCGGCTGGACATCGAGGCTCTGTACCTGGCCGCCGCGGCCCAGGCCCGCGTAGGCGGCGACTTCTACGAGGCATTGGAGACAGTCCACGGCGTCCGCCTGATCATCGGAGACGTGCGCGGCAAGGGCCTCCCTGCGGTCGGCATGGCCTCAGCGATCCTCGGCTGCTTCCGGGAGGCCGCGTACGACGAGCCGGACCTGGCACGACTGGCACGCCGACTGGACGTCAGCACGAGCCGCTCCACCGCACTGCTGCCCGGCGACCGGATGGAGTACTTCGCCACGGCCGTGCTCGTCGAGATCCCCGACGACGGATCGGCTGTCGGCATCGTCAACCTGGGACACCCCCCTCCGCTGCTGCTCAGCGCGGGAACGGTCCACGAGGTCACCCCCACGGCTCCCTCAGCACCCATCAACATGGGTGCGCTGGTCGGGGAGGACTACTGCATCGACACCTTCCCCTTCGTCGCCGAGGACCAGCTGCTGCTCTACACCGACGGCGTCACAGAGACCCGCGACCACACCGGCGCGTTCTTCCCGCTGGTGCAGCACGCGACCCAGTGGGACACGGGCTCCCCGTCCCGGCTGCTCGGACAGTTGCACAGCGACCTGGTCCGCTTCAGCCACGACCGTCTCGACGACGACATCGCGGCAATCGCCGTCCGTGCGGAGGCCGGCACACCGTCGTGCGGGCGGGGTCGGTGA
- a CDS encoding undecaprenyl-diphosphate phosphatase — translation MSWFESFVLGLVQGLTEFLPISSSAHLRLTAAFAGWHDPGAAFTAITQIGTEAAVLIYFRKDIVRIVSAWLRSLTDRSMRGDHDAKMGWLVIVGSIPIGVLGVTFKDQIEGPFRDLRLIATTLIVMGIVLGIADRLAARDEVGGKHRAAKERKTLRELGVKDGLIFGFCQAMALIPGVSRSGATISGGLLMGYTREAAARYSFLLAIPAVLASGVFELKDAGEGHVSWGPTIFATVIAFGVGYAVIAWFMKFITTKSFMPFVIYRIILGILLFVLVGAGVLSPHAGESAG, via the coding sequence ATGAGCTGGTTCGAATCGTTCGTCCTGGGCCTCGTTCAGGGACTGACCGAGTTCCTGCCGATCTCCTCCAGCGCACATCTGCGGCTCACCGCAGCTTTCGCCGGCTGGCACGACCCGGGTGCGGCGTTCACCGCCATCACCCAGATCGGCACGGAGGCGGCAGTCCTCATCTACTTCCGCAAGGACATCGTCCGGATCGTCTCGGCCTGGCTCCGTTCGCTGACCGACCGGTCGATGCGCGGCGACCACGATGCCAAGATGGGCTGGCTGGTCATCGTGGGCTCCATCCCCATCGGCGTGCTCGGGGTGACGTTCAAGGACCAGATCGAGGGCCCGTTCCGTGATCTGCGGCTGATCGCCACCACGCTGATCGTGATGGGCATCGTCCTCGGCATCGCCGACCGTCTCGCCGCCCGCGACGAGGTGGGCGGGAAGCACCGGGCCGCCAAGGAGCGCAAGACGCTCAGGGAACTCGGTGTGAAGGACGGCCTGATCTTCGGCTTCTGCCAGGCGATGGCGCTGATCCCGGGTGTCTCCCGCTCCGGAGCGACCATCAGCGGCGGTCTGCTGATGGGCTACACCCGTGAGGCCGCGGCCCGGTACTCCTTCCTGCTCGCGATCCCGGCGGTGCTCGCCTCGGGCGTCTTCGAGCTGAAGGATGCGGGCGAGGGGCACGTCTCGTGGGGGCCGACGATCTTCGCGACCGTTATCGCGTTCGGTGTGGGGTACGCGGTCATCGCCTGGTTCATGAAGTTCATCACGACCAAGAGCTTCATGCCGTTCGTCATCTACCGGATCATTTTGGGCATTTTGCTCTTTGTCCTGGTCGGCGCGGGAGTCCTGAGCCCGCACGCGGGCGAGTCCGCCGGGTGA
- a CDS encoding TVP38/TMEM64 family protein, whose translation MLDPVPAARPAPGLAVRCTRALLSPWSRFSLLVAVLLGAAATMLLLQPQRLLATGWPAQLSGGAVAVVLFGVAYGVCTVAFVPRPLLNLAAGALFGTQAGLAAALAGTVLGAGISFGLGRVLGQDALRTLLRGRWLKAADGQLSRHGFRSMLALRLFPGVPFAAANYCAAVSRMGYPPFLVATGLGSIPNTAAYVVAGSEATSPTSPAFLAAMGFIVLTGLGAAVVAWRKRHRLAAE comes from the coding sequence ATGCTCGACCCCGTCCCCGCAGCCCGGCCCGCCCCCGGCCTCGCCGTGCGCTGCACGAGGGCGCTGCTCTCGCCCTGGTCCCGGTTCTCGCTGCTCGTGGCCGTGCTGCTGGGTGCCGCGGCGACGATGCTCCTCCTCCAGCCCCAGCGGCTGCTCGCCACCGGCTGGCCCGCCCAGCTCAGCGGCGGCGCCGTGGCGGTGGTCCTCTTCGGTGTCGCGTACGGCGTGTGCACCGTGGCCTTCGTTCCCCGGCCGCTGCTCAATCTCGCCGCGGGCGCTCTCTTCGGTACGCAGGCGGGGCTGGCCGCCGCGCTGGCGGGGACGGTGCTCGGCGCGGGCATCTCGTTCGGGCTGGGCAGGGTGCTGGGGCAGGACGCGCTCCGTACGCTGCTGCGCGGACGGTGGTTGAAGGCGGCGGACGGCCAGTTGAGCAGGCACGGGTTCCGCTCGATGCTGGCGCTGCGGCTGTTCCCGGGCGTGCCGTTCGCGGCGGCCAACTACTGCGCGGCGGTGTCGCGCATGGGGTATCCGCCGTTCCTGGTCGCCACCGGTCTCGGCTCGATCCCGAACACCGCGGCGTATGTCGTCGCGGGCAGCGAGGCCACGTCACCGACATCGCCGGCGTTCCTGGCCGCGATGGGTTTCATCGTGCTGACGGGGCTCGGCGCGGCCGTCGTCGCCTGGCGCAAGCGCCACCGGCTGGCCGCCGAGTGA
- the tuf gene encoding elongation factor Tu, whose protein sequence is MPKKAYVRTKPHLNIGTMGHVDHGKTTLTAAITKVLSDRGTGTFVPFDRIDRAPEETQRGITINIAHVEYETDTRHYAHVDMPGHADYIKNMVTGAAQLDGAILVVSALDGIMPQTAEHVLLARQVGVDHIVVALNKADAVDDGEDTVLTDLVELEVRELLSAHGYGGDSVPVVRVSGLKALEGDPRWTAAVEALLDAVDTYVPMPVRYTDAPFLLSVENVLTITGRGTVVTGAVERGTVRTGDRVSVLGPDPDIETVVTGLETFGKPMESAEAGDNVALLLRGVERDRVRRGHVVAAPGSVTPSRRFTAQVYVLSAKEGGRTTPVTTGYRPQFYIRTADVVGDVDLGAVAVARPGDTVDLTVELGRDVPLESGLGFAIREGGRTVGAGTVTGLL, encoded by the coding sequence ATGCCCAAGAAGGCATACGTGCGCACCAAGCCGCACCTCAACATCGGCACCATGGGCCACGTCGACCACGGCAAGACCACCCTGACCGCCGCCATCACCAAGGTCCTCAGCGACCGGGGGACCGGCACGTTCGTCCCGTTCGACCGGATCGACCGGGCGCCGGAGGAGACGCAGCGCGGCATCACCATCAACATCGCGCACGTCGAGTACGAGACCGACACCCGCCACTACGCGCACGTCGACATGCCCGGGCACGCCGACTACATCAAGAACATGGTCACCGGCGCCGCCCAGCTCGACGGGGCGATCCTGGTCGTCTCCGCGCTCGACGGGATCATGCCGCAGACCGCCGAGCACGTGCTGCTCGCGCGTCAGGTCGGTGTCGACCACATCGTGGTCGCCCTCAACAAGGCGGACGCCGTCGACGACGGCGAGGACACAGTGCTGACCGACCTGGTCGAGCTGGAGGTCCGTGAGCTGCTCTCCGCGCACGGCTACGGCGGGGACTCCGTTCCCGTCGTACGGGTGTCGGGGCTGAAGGCTCTGGAGGGCGACCCGCGCTGGACCGCGGCCGTCGAGGCGCTGCTGGACGCGGTCGACACGTATGTGCCGATGCCGGTCAGGTACACCGACGCGCCGTTCCTGCTGTCGGTGGAGAACGTCCTGACCATCACCGGCCGGGGCACCGTCGTCACCGGAGCCGTGGAGCGCGGCACGGTCCGTACCGGCGACCGGGTCTCGGTGCTCGGACCGGACCCGGACATCGAGACGGTCGTCACCGGCCTGGAGACCTTCGGGAAGCCGATGGAGTCCGCGGAGGCCGGCGACAACGTGGCGCTGCTGCTGCGCGGGGTGGAGCGCGACCGGGTGCGACGCGGCCATGTGGTCGCGGCGCCGGGCAGTGTGACGCCGAGCCGGCGCTTCACCGCGCAGGTGTACGTCCTGTCGGCGAAGGAGGGCGGCCGGACCACCCCGGTCACCACCGGGTACCGGCCGCAGTTCTACATCCGCACCGCGGACGTCGTCGGCGACGTCGACCTCGGTGCGGTGGCGGTGGCGCGCCCCGGTGACACGGTCGACCTGACCGTCGAGCTGGGACGTGACGTCCCGCTGGAGAGCGGACTCGGCTTCGCGATCCGCGAGGGCGGCCGCACGGTCGGCGCCGGGACCGTCACCGGGCTGCTCTGA
- a CDS encoding patatin-like phospholipase family protein, with translation MTDTALVLGAGGVTGSAWETGILHGLAKAGVDLSAADLIIGSSAGAVVGAQLASGLLGLPELYELQLADPQDMTGGRLGPLMLLRYAGAVLSARTPEAYGRKLGRIAQDARPGITEEQRREAIASRLLSPEWPGRPLLVTAVDATTGELHTFDRDGEVSLVDAVTASCAVPGVWPVTRIQGRTWIDGGVHSTANAQLAAGYGRVVVIAPSASGNKAIASPRSQAAALAADGARVEVITPDAAAKKAFGRNPLDPSCRAAAARAGLEQSAAHTEAVATVLSS, from the coding sequence ATGACAGACACAGCATTGGTGCTCGGTGCCGGTGGAGTCACCGGCAGTGCGTGGGAGACCGGGATCCTGCACGGCCTCGCGAAGGCGGGCGTGGACCTCTCCGCGGCGGATCTGATCATCGGCAGCTCGGCGGGAGCGGTGGTCGGCGCGCAGTTGGCCTCCGGACTGCTCGGTCTTCCCGAACTCTACGAACTCCAGCTCGCTGATCCGCAGGACATGACGGGCGGCAGGCTCGGCCCGCTCATGCTGCTGCGGTACGCGGGGGCCGTACTCTCCGCGCGGACCCCCGAGGCGTACGGCCGGAAGCTGGGCAGGATCGCGCAGGACGCCCGGCCCGGCATCACCGAGGAGCAACGACGCGAGGCGATCGCGAGCCGTCTCCTGTCGCCGGAGTGGCCTGGGAGGCCCCTGCTCGTCACCGCCGTCGACGCCACGACCGGTGAACTCCACACGTTCGACAGGGACGGTGAGGTATCCCTCGTCGACGCCGTCACGGCGAGCTGCGCGGTCCCCGGCGTCTGGCCCGTCACCCGTATTCAGGGGCGGACCTGGATCGACGGCGGGGTGCACTCCACGGCCAACGCCCAGCTCGCCGCCGGATACGGACGCGTCGTCGTCATCGCGCCCTCGGCGAGCGGCAACAAGGCCATCGCCTCACCGCGCTCACAGGCGGCCGCACTCGCCGCGGACGGTGCCCGGGTCGAGGTCATCACCCCGGACGCGGCCGCGAAGAAGGCATTCGGCCGCAACCCCCTCGACCCGAGCTGCCGGGCAGCGGCGGCCCGCGCCGGGCTCGAACAGTCGGCCGCACACACCGAAGCCGTCGCCACGGTGCTGAGCAGCTGA
- a CDS encoding spermidine synthase yields MNDSIPVIRDVDQGTARLLPDVDRDRAWLLTVDGAPQSYVDLDAPEHLEFEYARRLAHVVDCAAGPGAPLDVLHLGGGALTLPRYTAATRPGSRQDVAEADLGLLELVAEQLPLPDHSGITVHGTDARGLLERTAPASLDILIADVFGGSRVPAHLTSVEYARAARRTLRDHGIYAANLADGAPFGFLRSQLATVAAVFEELALIAEPAVLRGRRFGNVILVASPSPIDTAALTRRCAGDAFPARVEYGAALDRLAGGARPVGDGEAVASPEPPDGAFSIG; encoded by the coding sequence GTGAACGACTCGATACCCGTCATCCGGGACGTGGACCAGGGCACCGCCAGACTCCTCCCCGACGTGGACCGGGACCGGGCCTGGCTGCTCACCGTCGACGGGGCGCCCCAGTCCTACGTCGACCTCGACGCGCCGGAGCACCTCGAGTTCGAGTACGCCCGGCGGCTCGCCCATGTCGTCGACTGCGCGGCCGGGCCGGGCGCACCGCTGGACGTACTCCACCTCGGCGGCGGTGCGCTCACCCTGCCCCGCTACACCGCCGCGACCAGACCCGGCTCCCGCCAGGACGTCGCAGAGGCCGATCTCGGGCTCCTCGAACTGGTCGCCGAGCAGCTTCCGCTCCCCGACCACAGCGGGATCACCGTGCACGGCACGGACGCCCGGGGCCTGCTGGAGCGGACCGCGCCCGCTTCCCTCGACATCCTGATCGCGGATGTCTTCGGCGGCTCGCGGGTGCCCGCCCACCTCACCTCCGTCGAGTACGCGCGGGCTGCCCGCCGTACGCTGCGGGACCACGGGATCTACGCGGCGAACCTCGCGGACGGCGCGCCCTTCGGCTTCCTCCGCTCCCAACTGGCCACCGTCGCGGCCGTCTTCGAGGAACTCGCGCTCATCGCCGAACCCGCGGTGCTGCGCGGCCGGCGCTTCGGCAACGTCATCCTGGTCGCCTCGCCGAGCCCCATCGACACCGCTGCGCTGACCCGTCGCTGCGCCGGCGACGCCTTCCCCGCCCGGGTCGAGTACGGTGCCGCGCTGGACCGGCTGGCCGGTGGCGCCCGGCCCGTCGGCGACGGTGAGGCGGTCGCCTCACCCGAGCCGCCCGACGGAGCCTTCAGCATCGGCTGA
- a CDS encoding MFS transporter, giving the protein MVTVAASASRPPHPGRNYRLLTAAAIITGLGTHGALIAAAFAVLKAGGDGGDVGLVAAARTAPLVLFLLIGGAIADRLPRHRVMVAANTLNCLSQAAFAWLVLAGDPKLWQMMLLTALCGTGQAFFNPAAEGMLMSSVSREQASRAFALFRMATQGATIGGAALGGAMIAAMDPGWVLAVDAAAFAVAGALRAFLDVGHIPPRTPGGGLLADMRDGWQEFIGRSWLWSIVAQFSVVVAAVGAAESVYGPLVARDELGGARPWGFALAAFGAGTLGGALLMTRWKPRRLLLAGTLCVFPLALPSAGLAVPLPVGALCAVMFVSGVAIEVFGVSWMTAMHQEIPEEKLSRVSAYDWFGSVAMMPVATALAGPVESLVGRSEALWGCAALIVLVTGAVLFVPEVRRLTRAPEITEVAAGKDRGPVSADAEGSVGRLG; this is encoded by the coding sequence CTGGTGACTGTCGCCGCCTCCGCATCCCGTCCGCCGCACCCCGGCCGCAACTACCGTCTGCTGACCGCCGCCGCGATCATCACGGGCCTGGGTACCCATGGCGCGCTGATCGCGGCGGCGTTCGCCGTTCTGAAGGCGGGCGGTGACGGCGGCGACGTCGGTCTGGTGGCCGCCGCCAGGACCGCGCCCCTGGTGCTCTTCCTGCTGATCGGCGGGGCGATCGCGGACCGGCTGCCGCGCCACCGGGTGATGGTCGCGGCCAACACCCTCAACTGCCTCTCGCAGGCCGCGTTCGCCTGGCTGGTCCTGGCCGGTGACCCGAAGCTGTGGCAGATGATGCTGCTCACCGCGTTGTGCGGCACCGGGCAGGCGTTCTTCAACCCGGCTGCCGAGGGCATGCTGATGTCCAGCGTCAGCCGTGAGCAGGCGAGCCGTGCCTTCGCGCTGTTCCGGATGGCCACGCAGGGCGCGACGATCGGCGGCGCGGCACTCGGCGGCGCCATGATCGCGGCGATGGATCCCGGCTGGGTGCTGGCCGTCGACGCCGCGGCCTTCGCGGTGGCGGGTGCGCTGCGCGCGTTCCTGGACGTCGGTCACATTCCCCCGCGCACTCCGGGCGGCGGCCTGCTCGCCGACATGCGGGACGGCTGGCAGGAGTTCATCGGCCGCTCCTGGCTGTGGAGCATCGTGGCCCAGTTCTCGGTGGTGGTCGCCGCCGTGGGTGCGGCCGAGTCGGTGTACGGTCCGCTGGTCGCCCGGGACGAGCTCGGTGGCGCCCGCCCCTGGGGCTTCGCGCTCGCCGCGTTCGGGGCCGGCACCTTGGGCGGGGCGCTGCTGATGACGCGCTGGAAGCCCAGGCGGCTGCTGCTGGCCGGAACGCTCTGCGTCTTCCCGCTGGCGCTGCCGTCGGCGGGCCTCGCGGTGCCGTTGCCCGTGGGCGCGCTCTGCGCGGTGATGTTCGTCAGCGGCGTCGCCATCGAGGTGTTCGGGGTCTCGTGGATGACGGCCATGCACCAGGAGATCCCGGAGGAGAAGCTCTCGCGCGTCTCGGCGTACGACTGGTTCGGCTCGGTGGCGATGATGCCGGTCGCCACCGCGCTCGCCGGTCCGGTGGAGTCGCTGGTCGGGCGGAGCGAGGCCCTGTGGGGGTGCGCGGCGCTGATCGTGCTGGTCACCGGGGCCGTGCTGTTCGTTCCGGAGGTACGCCGGCTGACCCGGGCCCCGGAGATCACCGAGGTCGCGGCGGGGAAGGACCGGGGGCCGGTGTCAGCCGATGCTGAAGGCTCCGTCGGGCGGCTCGGGTGA
- a CDS encoding DUF4442 domain-containing protein, whose protein sequence is MTVGEMLVATVPMARTLNLEFLETTAERAVVRLPDQAEYHNHIGGPHAGAMFTLAESASGAIVIAAFGDQMSRAVPLAVKAEIGYKKLAKGVVTATATLGRPVAEVIAELDEGKRPEFPVTIEIQRADGAVTGEMTVVWTLRPNA, encoded by the coding sequence ATGACCGTCGGCGAGATGCTCGTCGCAACGGTTCCGATGGCCCGGACCCTCAACCTCGAATTCCTGGAGACGACCGCCGAGCGCGCGGTGGTCCGCCTGCCGGACCAGGCCGAGTACCACAACCACATCGGCGGACCGCACGCCGGAGCGATGTTCACGCTGGCGGAATCGGCGAGCGGGGCGATCGTCATCGCCGCCTTCGGCGACCAGATGTCGCGCGCCGTGCCGCTCGCGGTGAAGGCGGAGATCGGCTACAAGAAGCTGGCCAAGGGAGTCGTCACCGCGACGGCGACCCTCGGCCGCCCGGTGGCCGAGGTCATTGCCGAACTCGACGAGGGCAAGCGGCCGGAGTTCCCCGTGACCATCGAGATCCAGCGCGCGGACGGCGCGGTGACCGGTGAGATGACGGTCGTCTGGACGCTGCGCCCCAACGCCTGA
- a CDS encoding DedA family protein — MHIQEWLETIPAVSVYALVAAVIGLESLGIPLPGEIVLISAALLAAGHDGINPWMVGACASAGAIIGDSIGYAIGRKGGRPLLAKLGGKFPKHFGESQIAMAERSFEKWGMWAVFFGRFVALLRIFAGPLAGVLHMPYWKFLIANVLGGIVWAGGTTAVIYSVGVVAEAWLKRFSYLGLVVAVLIGIASMLIVKNRAKKAASAAPAPESATVVATD, encoded by the coding sequence TTGCACATCCAGGAATGGCTGGAGACCATCCCCGCGGTCAGCGTCTACGCACTGGTGGCCGCGGTCATCGGGCTGGAGAGCCTCGGCATCCCGCTGCCGGGCGAGATCGTCCTGATCAGCGCGGCGCTCCTGGCCGCCGGGCACGACGGAATCAACCCGTGGATGGTCGGTGCCTGCGCCTCGGCCGGCGCGATCATCGGTGACTCGATCGGATACGCCATCGGCCGCAAGGGCGGACGCCCGCTGCTGGCCAAGCTGGGCGGGAAGTTCCCCAAGCACTTCGGCGAGAGCCAGATCGCGATGGCGGAGCGGTCGTTCGAGAAGTGGGGGATGTGGGCGGTGTTCTTCGGCCGCTTCGTGGCGCTGCTGAGGATCTTCGCGGGTCCGCTGGCAGGCGTACTGCACATGCCGTACTGGAAGTTCCTGATCGCCAATGTGCTCGGTGGCATCGTCTGGGCGGGCGGCACCACGGCCGTCATCTACTCGGTGGGAGTCGTCGCCGAGGCATGGCTCAAGCGGTTCTCCTACCTCGGCCTCGTGGTCGCGGTGCTGATCGGTATCGCCTCGATGCTGATCGTGAAGAACCGCGCCAAGAAGGCGGCGTCGGCCGCCCCGGCGCCCGAGTCGGCGACGGTCGTGGCCACCGACTGA
- a CDS encoding gamma carbonic anhydrase family protein: MAQQALITGMGGKEPDIDVDAFTAPTSVVIGEITMAAGSSVWYHAVLRADCGPIVIGADSNIQDNCSVHGDPGFPVTVGERVSVGHNAVLHGCTIEDDVLVGMGATVLNGAHIGAGSLIAAQALVPQGMRVPPGSLVAGVPAKVKRPLTEEELEGIRFNAVGYVELAKAHRQAHEG; encoded by the coding sequence ATGGCACAACAGGCGTTGATCACGGGAATGGGCGGCAAGGAGCCGGACATCGACGTGGATGCCTTCACGGCACCGACGTCGGTCGTCATCGGTGAGATCACGATGGCCGCGGGCTCCAGCGTCTGGTACCACGCCGTACTGCGCGCCGACTGCGGGCCGATCGTCATCGGTGCCGACAGCAACATCCAGGACAACTGCAGCGTCCACGGCGACCCCGGGTTCCCCGTCACGGTCGGCGAGCGCGTCTCGGTCGGGCACAACGCCGTGCTCCACGGCTGCACCATCGAGGACGATGTCCTGGTCGGCATGGGCGCCACCGTGCTCAACGGCGCGCACATCGGCGCGGGTTCGCTGATCGCGGCACAGGCCCTGGTCCCGCAGGGAATGCGGGTGCCGCCGGGTTCGCTGGTCGCCGGGGTCCCCGCCAAGGTGAAGCGGCCGCTGACCGAGGAGGAACTCGAAGGCATCAGGTTCAACGCGGTCGGTTACGTGGAGCTGGCCAAGGCGCACCGCCAGGCCCACGAGGGCTGA
- a CDS encoding acyltransferase — MPKNRNTFSSLAAWRRRALSRAFHRGWRWVQETGAVTADRPGALRFRRIGEGTRLAFPQGTVFGEPWIELGSHCVIGEQVTLTAGLMPDLDLGPDPILTLGDGVVLGRGSHVVADTTVAIGPDTYCGPYVYITSTNHSYDDPHEPVGRQWPRMEPVAIGPGCWIGTGAVILPGATLGRNVVVAAGAVVRGEVPDHAVVAGAPARVVRGWDPEKGWQPPLRTPAPVPIPTGVTPEQLLALAEPGETSD, encoded by the coding sequence GTGCCGAAGAACAGGAACACGTTCTCTTCCCTTGCCGCCTGGCGGCGACGCGCCCTGTCCCGGGCCTTCCACCGTGGCTGGCGATGGGTGCAGGAGACGGGCGCGGTCACCGCGGACCGGCCGGGTGCGCTGCGCTTCCGCCGGATCGGCGAAGGCACCCGGCTGGCCTTCCCGCAGGGCACGGTCTTCGGCGAGCCGTGGATCGAGCTCGGCTCGCACTGCGTGATCGGCGAGCAGGTCACCCTGACGGCCGGGCTCATGCCCGACCTCGATCTCGGTCCCGACCCGATCCTGACCCTGGGCGACGGGGTGGTGCTCGGCCGGGGCAGCCATGTGGTCGCCGACACCACGGTGGCCATCGGCCCGGACACGTACTGCGGGCCGTACGTCTACATCACGTCGACGAACCACAGCTACGACGATCCGCACGAGCCGGTCGGCCGGCAGTGGCCCCGCATGGAGCCGGTCGCCATCGGGCCGGGCTGCTGGATCGGCACCGGAGCGGTGATCCTCCCGGGGGCCACGCTCGGGCGCAATGTGGTGGTCGCCGCGGGTGCGGTGGTACGGGGCGAGGTGCCCGACCACGCGGTGGTGGCCGGCGCCCCCGCCCGTGTCGTGCGCGGCTGGGATCCCGAGAAGGGCTGGCAGCCCCCACTGCGCACCCCCGCGCCGGTGCCGATCCCGACGGGCGTCACGCCCGAGCAGCTGCTGGCCCTGGCGGAACCAGGCGAGACCTCCGACTGA
- a CDS encoding DMT family transporter, with product MTALFALATSLLWGLADFGGGLLTRRVPALTVVVVSQAVAAVVLGAVVVATGGWSEAGPQLWFAVAAGVVGPVAMLSFYQALALGPMGVVSPLGSLGVAVPVSVGLLAGERPGLPQFAGVGIAVVGVVLAGGPQLRGAPVQRRAVLLTLLAAFGFGAVMSLIAEASSTVTGLFLALFVQRLTNVAVGGAALYASVRRGARALPEEGGGAAVLAVLPALALVGLADVAANGTYSIAARLGPVTVAAVLASLYPVVTALAARGVLKERLRGVQAAGAGLALVGTVLLATG from the coding sequence ATGACAGCACTGTTCGCGCTGGCCACCAGCCTGCTCTGGGGGCTGGCCGACTTCGGCGGCGGGCTGCTCACCCGGCGCGTCCCCGCGCTCACCGTGGTCGTCGTCTCCCAGGCCGTCGCGGCCGTGGTGCTGGGCGCCGTCGTGGTCGCGACCGGCGGCTGGAGCGAGGCGGGCCCGCAGCTGTGGTTCGCCGTCGCGGCGGGTGTCGTCGGGCCGGTCGCGATGCTGAGCTTCTACCAGGCCCTGGCGCTCGGCCCGATGGGGGTCGTCTCCCCGCTCGGATCGCTGGGCGTCGCCGTGCCGGTGAGTGTCGGGCTCCTGGCCGGGGAACGGCCGGGGCTGCCGCAGTTCGCGGGGGTCGGCATCGCGGTGGTGGGCGTCGTGCTGGCGGGCGGCCCGCAGCTGCGCGGGGCTCCGGTGCAGCGCCGGGCGGTGCTGCTGACCCTGCTGGCCGCGTTCGGTTTCGGGGCGGTGATGTCGCTGATCGCGGAGGCGTCCTCGACGGTGACCGGGCTGTTCCTGGCGCTCTTCGTCCAGCGCCTCACCAATGTCGCGGTGGGCGGTGCGGCCTTGTACGCGTCGGTGCGCCGGGGCGCACGGGCACTGCCCGAGGAGGGCGGAGGCGCCGCGGTGCTCGCCGTACTGCCGGCCCTGGCGCTCGTCGGGCTGGCGGACGTCGCGGCCAACGGCACGTACTCGATCGCCGCGCGGCTCGGGCCGGTCACGGTGGCCGCCGTGCTCGCCTCGCTCTATCCGGTGGTCACCGCCCTGGCGGCGCGCGGCGTGCTGAAGGAGCGGCTGCGCGGGGTGCAGGCCGCCGGGGCCGGTCTCGCCCTGGTGGGCACGGTGCTGCTCGCGACCGGTTGA
- a CDS encoding helix-turn-helix domain-containing protein: MSDLDQLTQSLARNLKRWRGERGFTLDALAARAGVSRGMIIQIEQARTNPSVGTTVKLADALGVSITTLLDYEQGSPVRLVPESQAVRMWSSDAGSSTTLLVGTEARGPLELWSWRLMPGDSSASDPHPEGTVELLHVTAGELTLVVDGTPYAVPAGGSASFEAHHPHSYRNDGSEPAEVTMAVSIPPVR; the protein is encoded by the coding sequence GTGTCTGACCTCGATCAGCTCACTCAGTCGCTCGCGCGCAATCTCAAGCGCTGGAGGGGGGAACGCGGCTTCACCCTGGACGCTCTGGCCGCCCGTGCCGGGGTCAGCCGAGGCATGATCATCCAGATCGAACAGGCCCGCACCAACCCGAGCGTCGGCACCACGGTCAAGCTCGCCGACGCACTGGGGGTCAGCATCACCACCCTGCTCGACTACGAGCAGGGTTCACCGGTCCGGCTGGTGCCCGAGAGCCAGGCGGTACGCATGTGGTCCAGCGACGCGGGCAGTTCCACCACCCTGCTCGTCGGCACGGAGGCCAGGGGGCCGCTCGAACTCTGGTCCTGGCGGCTGATGCCCGGCGACAGCAGCGCCTCCGACCCGCACCCCGAGGGCACCGTCGAACTGCTCCATGTCACCGCGGGCGAACTCACCCTGGTCGTCGACGGCACCCCGTACGCCGTACCGGCCGGTGGCTCCGCCTCGTTCGAGGCGCACCACCCGCACTCCTACCGCAACGACGGCTCCGAGCCGGCCGAAGTGACCATGGCCGTCTCCATCCCGCCCGTACGGTGA